The genomic segment CGCCGTGGCGCGGGGCGAGGTGGCGGTGAATCTCGGCGGCGGCCTGCACCACGCGGCCCGCGATCGGGGCTCCGGCTTCTGCGTCTTCAACGACGTGGCCGTGGCGGTGCGGAACCTGCGCGAGGCCGGACACGACTTTCCCGTCCTCGTGATCGATCTCGATCTGCACGACGGCGACGGCACCCGCGCCCTCTTCGCCGGCGACGCCACGGTGCACACCCTGTCGATCCACAACGAGACCCTCGGCGACGCCGGGGGGCCCACCGACACGGTGGTGGCCCTCGGCGGCGGCGTCGACGACCGCACCTACCTCGACGCCGTGACCGAGCACGTGCCCCGCGCCGTGGCCGCCTGCCGGCCCGGTCTCGTGTTCTACCTGGCCGGCAGCGATCCGGGCGTGGACGACCGCCTCGGCGACTGGCGCATCACCATGGAGGGCATGCTGGCGCGCGACCGCTTCGTCATGGACCTGCTGCGGCCGCGGCGCGGTCCGGCCGTGCCCACCGTCGTGCTGCTCGCCGGCGGCTACGGCCCGACGGCCTGGCGCCACGGCGCGGCCTTCTTCTCCTGGCTGCTGAGCGGGGACAGCCGGCTGGACATCCCCCTGGAGATGGAGCTGCCGGTGGACCACTACCGGCGTCTGGCCCGCCTGATGCGCCATCCGGGCCTGCTGCCCGGCGAGAGCGGCGATGACGCGGGCGCGGGCGGCGCGGGGGCCGACGACGACTGGGGCCTGTCCGAGGCCGATCTGGGCGGCGCGGCGGCGCCGGGGCCGGCGGCGGCCGGCCGGGGCCTCTTCCTCGGCCTGTACTCGCGCCACGGCCTGGAGCTGCTGCTGGAGGAATCGGGGCTGCTGGCCAATCTCAAGGCGGCCGGCCACCGCAAGCTCGGGCTGGAGGTCGACCTCGACGATCCCCTGGGCCACACGGTGCGCATCGTGTCGGGACGGCGGGAGCCGGTGGCGCTGCTCGAGGTGAAGCTGCGCGTGGGGCCGGCCGCCCACGACCCGCACCGCACCTATCTGGTGGTGGAATGGCTGCTGCTGCAGGATCCCCGCCCCGGCGCCGACGCGCCCGCGCGCGACCTCCTGCCCGGCCAGGAGCGGGGCGGCACGGGCCTGCTGCGGGACATGGCGGCGGTGCTCGTCGTGGCCGCCGAGCGTCTCGGCGCGGCCGGCGTCGTCTTCACGCCCAGCCACTACCATCTGGCCCGCCTCGCGCGGGGCATCGCGCGCTTCCCGGTGGCGGCGGACGAGGCGCGCTACCTGGCCTGCGAGCGGGCGCTGCGCGAGCTGCGGCTGGCCGAGGCCGCCGCCGCCATGGACGCGGGCATGGTGGTGGATGCGAAGACGGGCGAATCGGTGGGGTGGGAGCCGAAGCCGATGGTGATCCCCGTGGAGCCCGCGCTCCAGGACGAGCTCCACGGGGAGGGGTTCCGCGCCGAGGTGACGCGGGCCGGGTCCGGTCTCGACTACCGCCGGGCGGGCGGACCGGACGCCGGCGGGATCAGCCCAGGACCGACGTCGTGAGGTACAGGCCCGAGACGACGAGGGTCGCGACGAGGGCCTTGTGGGTCGGCGAGCGCAGATAGGCGCGCGCACCGCCGAGGGCCCGATTCACCGGATGACGCCGCGACAGGTCCGAGATGACCGGCGGACGCTCCAGGTCGTACAGGGCCAGGCCGTGGGCGATGCGCGGGTCGCGCGGCGCCAGGTGCTTGGCCTTCATGAGCTGGCGGAAGCCCTCTTCGAGGCGGCCGCCGCGCAGGTTGATGTAGCCCAGGGCGATGTAGCCGGCGGCCGAACCCTTGCCCAGGCGGATCGCCTTGCGGGCCAGCTTCTCGGCCGTCAGGTAGCGCCCCCCCTCCTCGGCCACGCACACGGCCATGCCGGCCACGGCCTCGTGGTCGTTGGGGTCATCCTGCAGGATGCGGCTGAAACGCAGCTCCGCGGCGTGATGATCGCCGTCGAGCAGGACCTTGTAGGCGGCGCACACGGACGGGCTCGCGAACATGTCGCTGCGGAACTCGCCGTTGCGGTACTCGAGAAGTTGTTTCAGATCGCTCATCGTTCGCTTCCTCGTGCGGGCATTTTCGCCGGGCACCGGCCCCGACCATTCAATTTGCCCTGTCCCCTGGTTCCTGTTGTTCCTCGTCGTTGCTGCGCCGGTGTTCAGGAAAGGAAGTTGCAGATCGGATGCCCAAAGAGCGGGGCGCGGGATTCGGTTGACGGAATCGGCGAACATCTGCTTCATTGGCTTGGACTTGACCCGCCCCCTGCGCCGAGGACCGACCATGATCGAACGCAAACCGCTGCGCGCGCACGTGCAAAAGGAGATCCTGGCCCGGATCGCCGACCACCGCCTGCCCGCCGGGACCCGCATCAACGAGAGCCATCTGGCCGCCGACCTCGGCCTCAGCCGCACGCCCCTGCGCGAGGCCATGCTCGGCCTCGAGGCCGTGGGTTTCCTCGACAGCGACATGGGCCGCGGTTTCCTGGTGCCCCCTCTCGACGCCGACGAGTTCCGCGACATGCAGGCCATGCTGGCCAAGATGGCGCCCTACGCCCTCGGCATGCTGGGCGAGCTGCCCGGCCCGCGGGTCATGGAGCTGAACAACCTGCTGGGGCGCGCCCGGCTGCGCGTCACCCGGCCCGGACCGGAGCGGGCCGGCGCCGTCGCCGACCTGGTCCACCGCTGGGGCGCCCTGTGCGTCGCCGGCTGCCCGAATCGCCTGCTCGCCGCCGACCTCGCCCGGCTCGATGCCCTGTCGCGGCGCTACTGGCACGAGGCCGTCGTGCTGGACTACGACCCCGCGCCCCTGCTCGCCGGCTACGAGGAGCTCTACGACCTCCTGCGCGAGCGCCGCACCGACGCCGCGGTCGTGGCGTGGGAGAATCTCATCGCCCATCAGGCCAGCGAGGCCGCCCGGGTGCTGCCGACGGTCCCGCGGGGACTCACGCGGCACGACGCGCCGTGACGGGGAACGACGGGATGCGACGGGGCAGGAACGGCCGTCATGAGGAACTGCAAGGCACAACGGCACTTCCGCAATTTCGATCTTCCCGGTTCTCTTCCCGTCGTGTTATAATCCGTGGCAGGGAGATGACATGAACCTCGACTTGAAGATCAACGAGCTGCCGCTCGAACTGGGCCAGAGGCTGCCCCTGGAGCGCCTCGACGAGGCGCGTTTCCGCCGGGTCGGGCTGCTGCGGCGCCTGCTGTCGGCCCGGGTCGCGGGGCACGACATCTACGACGGCGAGGACTGCGAGCTGGTGGCCCTCGGCGACGAGCTGCACATCTATCCCTGCACCGACTCCTACCTCAACCGCGACCGGCAGTGGCGCACGCGGGTCAAGCTCTTCGTCAAGCAGGATCGCCTGCAGCGGGTGCTGTTCCAGGTGGTGGAGGGCCAGACCGCGGCGGTGAACTTCCTCGAGCGCTTCCAGGAAGCCGCCTCGCGCGCCCTGGGCGAGCCGGCCCACGTCGATCGGCGCTCGGCCGTGTGGGAATCGGGCCAGGCCCGTGTCCAGACCTACCTGCACCCCGACCGCCTGAACGCCGACTTCGACATCTCCTTCGTCGACGACGCGTCCTGAGTACCTAGTCTTTCCGACGACCCTTCCCTTCCGGATCATCACTGCGGGCGAGGATGCGCTTCAGCAGCGCCAGCGCCGCGGTCTCGTCGGTCACGTCGCCGTCGAGCTGGGCGGCGTACACCTCGTCGAGGATGGGCGTGAAGCGGGGCCCCGGCGTCTCGCCGAGGGCCACCAGGTGCCGGCCCTGGATCAGGGGCGCGGGCGCGGTGTCGATCACGTCGTGCGCGGCGGCCACGGCCAGGAGCCAGTCGCCGGCGGGATAGGCGTCGGCAGGCAGGGGCGGGCGGCCGAAGTTGTCGGCCCGCGCCACCCGCACCAGGCGATCGATGCGCCCCACGCGCGCCGCCAGCCGCCGCACCGCCGCGGCCGAAGCGCCCGCCCTGAAGAGCTGCGTCGGGTGCCCGTGCTCGGCCACCAGGGGCTTCACCTCGGCCAGCAGACGGCGGTTGTCGGTCATGGCGCCGAGCAGCGACTCCGTGCGCGCCACCGAGACCTGCTCGTGGCCCAGCGACCGCACGCGGCCGTCCGGCTCGCGGGTCGTGTGGCCGGGCTTCCCCAGGTCGTGGCAGAGGACGGCGCAGCCCACGACGAGATCTTCCCACGGGTCGCCCGTGCGCTCGGCGGCGAAGGCGTCCAGGGCGTGCAGGGTGTGGATCCACACGTCGCCCTCGGGGTGGTGGTGCGGGTCCTGCGGGCAGCCGCGCAGGGCGTCGAGCTCGGGGAAGTGGGCCAGCCAGCCCGTCTCGCGCAGGAACTCCAGGCCCAGGCTCGGGCGCCGGCCCAGGGTGAGCAGCTTCACCCACTCGCCCCACAGGCGCTCGCCGGGCAGGCCCTCGCGCGCGACGGCGCGGCACAGGGCCACCGTCTCGGGCACCGCGTGCAGCTCGAAGCGCGCCACGAGCTGCATGCCGCGCAGCACCCGCAGCGGATCCTCGCCGAAGGCCGGACTCGTGTGGCGCAGCAGGCCGCGGTCCAGGTCGTCCAGGCCCTGCCAGGGATCGGCCACCTCGCCGGTCAGCGGATCGAGGTACACGGCGTTGAGGGTGAAGTCGCGCCGCGCGGCCGCCGTCGGCAGGTCGAGGTGCGGATCCGAGTCGATGGCGAACCCCTTGTGCCCGCGCCCGAGCTTGGCCTCGCGCCGGGGCAGGCCCACGTCGACGGGCCAGCCGCGCAGCTTGAGGATGCCGAAGGCGCGGCCCACCAGGTCGAGGTCGTAGGCGGCGGCGAGGGTGTCCTGCAGGCGGTCGGCGGGCAGGCCGAAGACCTCGAGGTCCAGGTCGCCCGTGTCGCGGCCCAGGGCCAGGTCGCGCACCGTGCCCCCCACCAGCCAGGCGCGCCCGCCGGCCGCGGCGAGGCGGCGGCAGACGTCGTCGAGCACCCGGTGCAGATCGGGCGCGAGACGGTCGAGCTGGCGTTCGGGTCGCAGGTCCATGGGTCTCCCGGTCGGGCGCGGCCTTCCGGACGCGGTGGTCCGGACGTGGTGGTCCGGACGCGGTGATCCGGACGTGGTGCTCCGGGCGTGGGTCTCCGGGCGAGGCTTTACGGCCG from the bacterium genome contains:
- a CDS encoding histone deacetylase, whose protein sequence is MNLTCLVRRLFGLRPDPPGPRFIIGRGYQLDVPTPVYDSRRPFRILSYLESRGLLRRGMLRRPRPVSLDRLRQVHDPAYVASLQDPAAMEAILGFRLDAAAQDAFLAFQRLVCGGTLLAARSAVARGEVAVNLGGGLHHAARDRGSGFCVFNDVAVAVRNLREAGHDFPVLVIDLDLHDGDGTRALFAGDATVHTLSIHNETLGDAGGPTDTVVALGGGVDDRTYLDAVTEHVPRAVAACRPGLVFYLAGSDPGVDDRLGDWRITMEGMLARDRFVMDLLRPRRGPAVPTVVLLAGGYGPTAWRHGAAFFSWLLSGDSRLDIPLEMELPVDHYRRLARLMRHPGLLPGESGDDAGAGGAGADDDWGLSEADLGGAAAPGPAAAGRGLFLGLYSRHGLELLLEESGLLANLKAAGHRKLGLEVDLDDPLGHTVRIVSGRREPVALLEVKLRVGPAAHDPHRTYLVVEWLLLQDPRPGADAPARDLLPGQERGGTGLLRDMAAVLVVAAERLGAAGVVFTPSHYHLARLARGIARFPVAADEARYLACERALRELRLAEAAAAMDAGMVVDAKTGESVGWEPKPMVIPVEPALQDELHGEGFRAEVTRAGSGLDYRRAGGPDAGGISPGPTS
- a CDS encoding GntR family transcriptional regulator, yielding MIERKPLRAHVQKEILARIADHRLPAGTRINESHLAADLGLSRTPLREAMLGLEAVGFLDSDMGRGFLVPPLDADEFRDMQAMLAKMAPYALGMLGELPGPRVMELNNLLGRARLRVTRPGPERAGAVADLVHRWGALCVAGCPNRLLAADLARLDALSRRYWHEAVVLDYDPAPLLAGYEELYDLLRERRTDAAVVAWENLIAHQASEAARVLPTVPRGLTRHDAP
- a CDS encoding polynucleotide adenylyltransferase, with product MDLRPERQLDRLAPDLHRVLDDVCRRLAAAGGRAWLVGGTVRDLALGRDTGDLDLEVFGLPADRLQDTLAAAYDLDLVGRAFGILKLRGWPVDVGLPRREAKLGRGHKGFAIDSDPHLDLPTAAARRDFTLNAVYLDPLTGEVADPWQGLDDLDRGLLRHTSPAFGEDPLRVLRGMQLVARFELHAVPETVALCRAVAREGLPGERLWGEWVKLLTLGRRPSLGLEFLRETGWLAHFPELDALRGCPQDPHHHPEGDVWIHTLHALDAFAAERTGDPWEDLVVGCAVLCHDLGKPGHTTREPDGRVRSLGHEQVSVARTESLLGAMTDNRRLLAEVKPLVAEHGHPTQLFRAGASAAAVRRLAARVGRIDRLVRVARADNFGRPPLPADAYPAGDWLLAVAAAHDVIDTAPAPLIQGRHLVALGETPGPRFTPILDEVYAAQLDGDVTDETAALALLKRILARSDDPEGKGRRKD